In Raphanus sativus cultivar WK10039 chromosome 5, ASM80110v3, whole genome shotgun sequence, the following proteins share a genomic window:
- the LOC108857428 gene encoding uncharacterized protein LOC108857428 isoform X1, with product MKKVSIFFSICWPSLSQSSTHSLFIFFCFMQDPKSSPARMRERDVTVMSNRKPWYQRAMAVARFAANWKTIPKSPPTEITRPSRNPSVNKSSNNHHQLRKCTSLKVAANSFTRVCLCAPIGPYDDVFRNYVPPRRSSSYPPSKPLPAVTETAMVAAARMSVDSGRRIFRGKSLKENALMRRFVAAEEEAMMESRRRDEMEIVRKRYQTRKKKKLGPSPLSRMVIAEEDQQAFHQ from the exons ATGAAAAAAgtctccatcttcttctctaTCTGTTGGCCatctctctctcaatcatctACTCATTcactcttcatcttcttctgttTCATGCAAGATCCAAAGAGCTCACCTGCAAG GATGCGTGAGCGTGACGTAACTGTAATGTCAAACAGAAAACCCTGGTACCAGCGAGCAATGGCTGTGGCGAGATTCGCCGCGAACTGGAAAACAATCCCTAAGTCGCCGCCAACGGAGATAACACGTCCGTCGCGAAACCCTAGCGTCAACAAATCATCTAACAACCACCACCAGCTGAGGAAATGCACTTCTCTCAAGGTAGCCGCCAACTCCTTCACTAGGGTTTGTCTCTGCGCTCCCATCGGTCCATACGACGACGTGTTCCGAAACTACGTCCCTCCAAGAAGAAGCTCGAGCTACCCTCCTTCGAAGCCTCTGCCGGCGGTGACGGAGACGGCGATGGTGGCGGCGGCGAGGATGAGCGTGGACTCGGGGAGGAGGATATTTAGAGGGAAGTCGCTGAAGGAGAACGCGTTGATGAGGAGGTTCGTGGCGGCAGAGGAAGAGGCGATGATGGAGAGTAGAAGGAGAGATGAGATGGAGATTGTGAGGAAGAGGTATcagacgaggaagaagaagaagcttggaCCTAGTCCCCTTAGTCGCATGGTCATCGCTGAAGAAGATCAACAAGCTTTTCATCAatga
- the LOC108857428 gene encoding uncharacterized protein LOC108857428 isoform X2 translates to MKKVSIFFSICWPSLSQSSTHSLFIFFCFMQDPKSSPARKPWYQRAMAVARFAANWKTIPKSPPTEITRPSRNPSVNKSSNNHHQLRKCTSLKVAANSFTRVCLCAPIGPYDDVFRNYVPPRRSSSYPPSKPLPAVTETAMVAAARMSVDSGRRIFRGKSLKENALMRRFVAAEEEAMMESRRRDEMEIVRKRYQTRKKKKLGPSPLSRMVIAEEDQQAFHQ, encoded by the exons ATGAAAAAAgtctccatcttcttctctaTCTGTTGGCCatctctctctcaatcatctACTCATTcactcttcatcttcttctgttTCATGCAAGATCCAAAGAGCTCACCTGCAAG AAAACCCTGGTACCAGCGAGCAATGGCTGTGGCGAGATTCGCCGCGAACTGGAAAACAATCCCTAAGTCGCCGCCAACGGAGATAACACGTCCGTCGCGAAACCCTAGCGTCAACAAATCATCTAACAACCACCACCAGCTGAGGAAATGCACTTCTCTCAAGGTAGCCGCCAACTCCTTCACTAGGGTTTGTCTCTGCGCTCCCATCGGTCCATACGACGACGTGTTCCGAAACTACGTCCCTCCAAGAAGAAGCTCGAGCTACCCTCCTTCGAAGCCTCTGCCGGCGGTGACGGAGACGGCGATGGTGGCGGCGGCGAGGATGAGCGTGGACTCGGGGAGGAGGATATTTAGAGGGAAGTCGCTGAAGGAGAACGCGTTGATGAGGAGGTTCGTGGCGGCAGAGGAAGAGGCGATGATGGAGAGTAGAAGGAGAGATGAGATGGAGATTGTGAGGAAGAGGTATcagacgaggaagaagaagaagcttggaCCTAGTCCCCTTAGTCGCATGGTCATCGCTGAAGAAGATCAACAAGCTTTTCATCAatga